A window of Glycine soja cultivar W05 chromosome 2, ASM419377v2, whole genome shotgun sequence genomic DNA:
AGAAGTTTAACCTGTTTTGCTGATCTCACTAAAAttactaaaagcaacaaaaaaaagcAGTATTTATaacttcaaaatttcctttgggatcttctatttttaaaatcgtGAGAACTTTTAATAATTGAGATTATATACTTATTATGTATTCTACTTAAAATGTAATTTGTTTTCATTGGTTTTATGTAGGCACGTGACTAAATAGTAAATATCAGTATATCACTCTCGAATTACTGTTATGTGGCACTTTCCAAAAGTTCAAAGTACTCCATATTTTACTGATTTTTAGCCTGAAAAAACGCTTGTCGGTACAAATAGAAAATTCATACCCGTCTTTTACTCGGGCGATAATAGATGGATAACCGGTCTCataaattttcttaaacaaCACATCCTACTAAttaatattctaatttttttctctaagaaTTACAATCAGTAGTGTTCACGTGTGGAATAATGAACTATTTAGAgaaataatgtttatttgattttcttcgTGTAAAATTTTCTTGAATTAGCGGTAAGTAACTATAGATCGCGAGTAGAATTAGTCTTTGATTCAGTAGATTGGAAGACGCTCATGACCTATATAACCTAGGACAAAATGATAATGTTTATGACTTTGCAATAGTTTTTGCTAAAGGattttacagttttttttatccACAAATTTCCACTCTACTTTTATTATTTccctaattttatcatttagtttttaactttttgcaTATTTTACTATCACATTGCtatcaaaacatttttctttaacttgttTATGTGATATGTCAGCAGTGgtactaatattaaaatttgaacagtaaaaattatgtgataaaatttataattaagcttataaattaatattttgagaatgatTCTTCTGGGGAGTATTGCCTTATTTTTTCTACCAACGGAAAGTCCCAATTAGTATTCTTTTTCTATGatacataaatataaatgttctttttggatatatttgaaaatatacgTTACTAATCCTGTATATTTTAGTGTTTCTCATcatccatttattttttattaatcccttatttatgttaatatatGTATGCTAATTCATacaaatgatattaaaaatttaatttaaaaagggTAAGTAAGATTTTGAGTCACGTTAACCTGCCCTAGTCGTAGTGCtctaaattctttattttttaataattatgtatCAGTCACTAATTACTATCCGGTGGCACCTTCTAACCGAAAGTACCTCATTACTTCTTTCTAGGCTTTAAGAAAATACTTGTTCGTACAAATAGGAAATTCATACACATCatgtagtattttaattttatattaattataaattttatccctCAACTTTcactattttacaaattttaccgTTTTAGTATTACAAATTTTACCTAACTGTCAATGGTCGCAGGAGCTATACCCCACAAATAACCTTGCCTAGATTTTTGCTTGCttgaaatattttcaaaaacaaactAATTTGTACATTTATggcaaaaatattttacaaagcTACACTTCTCCACGCAACCCGAAACAGATGATAGAACCCGCGCGGCATCTCTCTACTCAACATGTAATGCGTGGAACGTCATAACTCCCCAGCTTTTACTATTTACAAGTCACTCTAAATGATCTATTTTATGGGATCATAAACTTTGCACCTGTTTTCCACCACATACATTCTAAATTATGATGCCATCTCTTCCATAAAAATATTGTAATGAAgtttttttctaagttcttgCCCTAGGCCCACACACCATCAAGACAAGGGCAAAAACTGATCATAGAGTATCACAACTCAGGCGGGGACTGACACATGAGACGAGGATTCACATCCTCGCAAAACGTTGGATCACTTGTCATAAGGTAACCCATTACTTATGCAAATCAAACTCATGTAATCAAAAGATAAACCAACAAATGATTCCATGTACCAAATGCAAGGCATAATTAAAATCAGTGTTGAAGTGTCCTTCAACCAAAAGAAGGTGGTGGTCCATAACAAACCAAAAGTGTCTAATCTAACGAAACAAACTCAACCTGAAACTGTATCAGAGCCAGTGCCGAAAATAACAACCCATCGTCACTAAATAAATCCAAAATATAAACCTTAAGAAACAAGGTTGTCATTAAGAGATAATGAAGCCAGCTGATCCGCAGTACCGCCAGCCTGTTGCTGAGCAACATTTCTTAGGACGTCCATTGCCTCCGCCACCTTTGCTTTCAGGGCTTCTGGCGACTCGAGCAAATGCAGAACTTCAGTCTGGTCCATCTCAAGAAGCATGCCTGTCACTTTGGCAGCATTGTCAGGCTCTAACTGTTCCACAAGGGGGTAGAGATTCTCACCCAGCATCTACAAATATACAACCAACAAAAAATAGTTAGTTATAAATACTAAAAGGCAGTAAATGATGCTGGGGCATATCCAAACTTTACAGCGACGATTTAAGTTTAACTAGGTAAAAAATAGCGGAAGTGAAAAACCTACCGTCCTCTGCTGCTCTGGAGAAGCATTAGCCAGAGCTGTTGCTAAAGCCCCAACAGGAATTTGCTGGGAGATTGATGCATCACGCAGCGGCATCCCACCCACATCATATGGAACAGAAAACATACCTCCAGCAACCCCGGGCATAGAAACATCTGGCATACCCCTACCAGGAGGATAACGATAGACACGCCCCCTAGGTAGCATCTGTCAATCCAAAGATTATCAGGTCAACGTTCTAAACAAGATCATCCACAAAAATATGAACCAAGAATTGCATGAACCTGCTGTGGCATCATTGGAACGGGCTGCTGGGACTGCTGGACTGCACCTGTACGCCTTCCACCAGGACGCTGTCCCTGTTGTCCCTGCTGAACCATTGGCACAAAGAAATTTGGCACGGGAGCTGCACCTGGCCTCATACCAGGAACAAGTTGTTGTTGATACCCAAATCCAggctgagaaaaaaaaattccatggTCAGAAAGGAGAATGATTATGAAATTACTCCATGGAGCCAAATCAGAGGAATAACATCAAGCACCATTCAAGATTGCACTAATTTTAGTCTAGGTAGACAGAGTAGAAGAGATTACCTGGGAAGGAATGATAGCAGGAGGGCCTTGGgcataaaatatttgttgacCAATACCTGGACCACCTGGGGGATACATTGGCACACGAGGACCGACAGATGGTGGCATTCCAACAGGTCGCATTTGAGCAAACTGAGcctgcataaaaaatttagtcCAACATAGAAATATCCTTACAGTCACTGAGATTCAATAGCCAAATACAATACAAAACTAATTATAATTTGCATTTATGACGCTGATTTGCAAAGCACAGCAACAATTTGTAGTATGAAATACAATTGACAGAGAAAAACATGTAAACTATTATTCAAACAACCCATATTCAGCTCCGATTACAATCATCATATCTTAAGATAATGGAAAGAAATGGCAGAAAATTGCTTGTGCATGCATGAGCTTGAAAAGACAAGACTGCAAAGATCTAATCCTGCATTGGTAATACATAATTTCACCAATAAGATAAAAAGAGCTCAGCATTTAAAATAAGACATACCTGCAGTCTAGCTCTCCTATCTTCTTTCCGTTGGGCTAGAGTCACATACAGAGGTTTGCTTACCACCATTTTGCCATTCATCTCCAAGagctacaaaaaaaataatgcaaaggaaaaaaaaatcattttccaacTAAATAGGCCGAGTATTACATTCACAACGAAAATACCCTACGACTTACTGCTCTAGATGCCTCATCAGGAGTTGAGAATGCAACAAATCCTGATCCACGACTTATGCCATTTGGGTCTCTCATAACCTTTCAAGTGAAAAgcacataatatatattatagactATATAGCAAACAAACATTTAGTGTCAAGTCAATTGCACTACATACCTTGCAAGAAGTTATGGTACCAAAAGGGGAGAACAGCTCCTTAAGTTTATCATCACCGAGGCTATCATCTAAATTTTTGACATACAAGTTTGCCCCTTGATATTTATCAGCAGCTTCTTTCATGCTCTGCTCAAATCGTTGTTTCAATTCATTCTCCCTTTCAGATTTCTTTTGAGCTTTTCCAACATACCATTCTTTGTCATCAAACTTTTTGCCATTGAGAGCCTCAACAGCCCTAGCAGCATCATCAGCATTCTCAAAATTCACAAATCCAAAACACTTTGATTTCCCATCTCCATCCCTCATTACGACAGCACTAGTAATAGTTCCAAATTCACCAAAAACATTCTTCAATTCATCATCAGTGGTTGATTCTGACAGATTCTTCACAAAAACATTGTTGAACTTTGCCTTGTCAGCAGTactttctctctcttgcttGCGAAGGAAGGGTCCCACATACACTTGTTTATCATTCAGCAGCATTCCATTCAGCTTCTCAATGGCCTTTTGGGCAGATTCCTCATTATCAAATTGAACAAAGCCATAGCCTTTTGATTGCCCAGATGAATCTGTAGCTACCTTGCACGAAAGGATATTCCCAAATGTAGAAAAAGTATCATGCAACGCCTTGTGGTCAATTGCCCTATCCAAATTCTGTAATAATCCACAAATTCAAAAGGAAACAAATGGAAAAGTCAAGACCAACTAGAACATGCAATATAGAAGCTTagcagaaatccttccattacCAGACAATCAGGAAGAACGAAGACATCTATaccttaataaatatatttccttGCCCACTTTTACGGATACTGGGATCACGATGCGAATACATGATACGGATGGGCCTGTTATTGAGAGGAGTGAAGTTCAGAACATCCAAAGCTCTGGCAGCTGCAAACAGGCAGCAAGTATGTTAGAAACAGcaagaaaataatcaattataaagATTTTGGGCAGGGGATATGGTTATCACAACTTCAACAGCATAAATCGAAAGTATTAGTCAAGCATAGAAAATTATGAGGACCTGTAACAGAAGATCAAGACTATGGGAATTGGGAACAAAAGCTAATAAGATAATTGAAGAAccaaatcataaattttcatcATCAGCAATAAATTAGGGAAACACACTCATTGATGTAGAAGGGTCATGGCCATTCAGCCAATAACATGAGGGCGTATAATAAGGACACAAACCACCtcagaatattttaataattcatctggcttattaaatttataatgacGATATAAACCCATCTTATTGTTAATGAACAGAGTCATCAAAAGACCAATTTCTAAGAAAATTGCATGTATGTTACCCAATCAATGCCTATCAAACACCAGAGGTAGACAACAAATTCCAGAAGCAGACTACTAAATGTCTGGGATACTCTAAAGGATTTATTTATAACTAAGACCATGAATCCAAGGCATGAATCAAAAGGCAATGCTCAACAACGAGAGAGTAaaactcataattttaatatcaaaagacaaatagaagagaaattcaaaatccatCATTTTGCAAATCAATTAACTTTAATTTACAATAACTACAAACTATTCTAGTTCTCCAAAATATCCTATCAATATGAATTAGGTTGCTAGAGTGCAAGTATGTTCTCTGTAGGTCAGATACACTAAAGCATCCCAGCCCTCTCCTGGAAAATAGAATTTGCAAGACTATATTTCAAGTAGTACAATCAAACTGGCTTCAGATTCCAGATATTTGCAAAACAATTGACAACTGAAGAAGTTACTGATCCCTAAAAGGCAATTATTCAATATTTACATTAGCAACTACAACTCATGCTTCCCAATATATCCCTTCACACAAGGAAAATGTCAGTGTTACATTAAAATTCATTGGGTGGTGCAAATATCTTTTGGCTGATTTTTAGATAATTGAAAAAGAATGGACATTTTCCCTCTTAatgactcaaaagtcaaaacaagaTACTACAGAAAGATTAGCTGTGGCATAGCATGCTAAATTTCATTTCCTGTTAAAAAAAGCATGCAAAGAAATTTGTGTTGTACTtcacaaataaaattcaattaccAGTGCACCTTTCAGTAGGCCTAACACACCTGTTCACAACAGGCATGGCC
This region includes:
- the LOC114386211 gene encoding polyadenylate-binding protein 2-like — protein: MAQVQVPPQNAIPGPNGGGAAGNQFVTTSLYVGDLDPNVTDAQLYDLFNQLGQVVSVRVCRDLTSRRSLGYGYVNFSNPQDAARALDVLNFTPLNNRPIRIMYSHRDPSIRKSGQGNIFIKNLDRAIDHKALHDTFSTFGNILSCKVATDSSGQSKGYGFVQFDNEESAQKAIEKLNGMLLNDKQVYVGPFLRKQERESTADKAKFNNVFVKNLSESTTDDELKNVFGEFGTITSAVVMRDGDGKSKCFGFVNFENADDAARAVEALNGKKFDDKEWYVGKAQKKSERENELKQRFEQSMKEAADKYQGANLYVKNLDDSLGDDKLKELFSPFGTITSCKVMRDPNGISRGSGFVAFSTPDEASRALLEMNGKMVVSKPLYVTLAQRKEDRRARLQAQFAQMRPVGMPPSVGPRVPMYPPGGPGIGQQIFYAQGPPAIIPSQPGFGYQQQLVPGMRPGAAPVPNFFVPMVQQGQQGQRPGGRRTGAVQQSQQPVPMMPQQMLPRGRVYRYPPGRGMPDVSMPGVAGGMFSVPYDVGGMPLRDASISQQIPVGALATALANASPEQQRTMLGENLYPLVEQLEPDNAAKVTGMLLEMDQTEVLHLLESPEALKAKVAEAMDVLRNVAQQQAGGTADQLASLSLNDNLVS